DNA sequence from the Tachysurus fulvidraco isolate hzauxx_2018 chromosome 1, HZAU_PFXX_2.0, whole genome shotgun sequence genome:
cgtcacctgaaatggtcttccaacagtcttgaaggtgttcccagagatgcttagcacttgttggcccttttgccttcactctgcggtccagctcaccccaaaccatctccattgggttcaggtcctgtgactgtggaggccaggtcatctgtcgcagcaccccatcactctccttcatggtcaaatagcccttacacagcctggaggtgtgtttggggtcattgtcctgttgaaaaggtggtatgtccaaacttttggaaggtgtgtccaaacttttggtctgtactacatatatatatattaataattgaaCGTTCATTTAAAACACCATTCATTAAAAAAGGATTAAATGATATCGAAGCTGTCGATTCGAGTGACGTTTATGATTCGAGCATCTCTAATGTACAGTAAGAAAAAAGATTAAGCTGTAGATGATTTCAATGGAATTCTGAATGTCCACATCAGTGGTCACCATCACTATTTCTGAATGTGGTAGACATTAGGTGGTTCTAAAACTGCATCAGCATGAGACCCCCTGGCAGTATGCAATGTGCATCCTAGTTTGTGTCCCCTtccacagaaaatgaatgacacGAAACAATTTCAAACTTACAAACCATAAATATGAACTAATACAAAAGAATGCTTCATGCAATGATTTGATAAGTTATGTTGGTCGGTAGTCTTTTTCTCTGATGATTACATTCAATAAATTCTATAGGCGTagttcataaaatgtcaaaagtgTGGCTTGCCCTCTGTGCCATCTGGCAACTCCTCGGGAGACATGATGACCATCCGTTTGGAAACAACTAGGTTAAAATCCATATTAATGGACTtgtattacataaaataatacataatgttATTACAAAATGGAGGTTATGCTTTGGTGGGGTTGTTGCCACTGTCTTATTTGTTGAATTCTTTATACTTAACTGGATTTTTAATTGATTCACAAATAAAGACTGAGAAGCATAGGATGACCTTTCATGGACCTTTCAACCCTTCTCGTAATAACTATATAACTTATAAAAactttgtttgtattgtgtaaGTCTGTTATTGAATTACTTGTACTGCTTCTCATCTTGGCCAGGTCACTCCTGTGAATTTTAATTTCAGTGAATTctacctggttaaataaaggttaaataaaataaataaataaaaaactaatggataattattttcagttttttctcCAAAACTTGATTGTTACATTTCCAGGTTaagttacatttttacattatatttggtGTGGTAGcctatcttttattattttgattcctAAATGCATGTTTATAACTGAATTTTGCTAAATGAACCATAAATATTTGACTGAAACCTGTCTATTAATATCTGTTTGCATGAACTTTAAGTTTGAAATTTTGTAACTGTTGCCCTGCCTCTTACACCTGGAGCCTCGTACTTTTAATTCCTTTCTATGGTATCGCGCTGGGAAAACGGAAGGAACGTTGTGCTTTGTGAATTACCCATCTTGGGTTGGTAAACGGCGTGTGCTACAGTTTACTATGCCGATTGCGAACCGCAATAGGGAAACCGTTTGCCAGAATATACCCTGACCTACATAGACGTGTATATCTGTGATCTGGTAGTATGAGTTGACCTTCAGCTTGTTCTCCACATGTGGCATGTTGTCTGGTGTCTCTGTCATGCTGAGGAGgggcatttatttttgttgctgcTGTGGTTTGGCTCCACTCATCCCCTTACAATGAAGTATCACTGCACCACAGTTCTTCTGACTGTCAGTAAACATAGCACCTGGAAATAATAACTGTCAGTGCAGATAATTCTAAATAGATTCTGTTCTTGGATGAGGTTCACTTGTGAAAAAGGTTCTGTTCATGGAAAGTGTTGTTGTAAACTTATTCCAGAGAAGACTAGGAGACTTGTGCCCCTTttcccccgaggcagtttgagtgctggtgcGGAGCCAGAGCTAattttagaaccagttctttctgttttgaccGCCAAatcaccggctctgaaccaggaaaaatggttcttaagtagcaccaaaacgttgctggtctagactcaagaactgcttgcgtcaggggctgtgggcggggctactgttagcgcatttgataatgcaccttaagtatactaatgtttaatacacttttactttaccgcagtatgatcaattatcagcacgcATGATAGTAGGTatctacatgctaaggctaactatTTTCTGtgataatgataaaataacgttatgtactttatcgattacaacctccgtttatacagattacatggagctgcacgtacatgttttattcgctgcgtttggatgccaatgtaggttcacaaagccatgagcattaacagtaaagcaacatctgccattgtgtttgtgttcgccgctgctgcgctaaagttgctgggacacgtgacacatactgtatacagtgacgtcacactcggcgctgtgatggctctctagccggtggaaaggcaaaccggtttttagaaggttcaccagtggaaccaactttgaaccagcaccagtgctagctctgaaccagcacccggttctttccggtggaaaagaggcactggATTTCCTTGTGCAGTATTCATTATTGAGTAGACACTCGATGAACATGAGTCTTCAAGTCAGAGTGTACTGTCACGGGTGCTGTAGTCATCAAGTCTAACTAAGTTGTAAttaattgtaaatatacacattatagggggcagtcccatcagatagagacaaaacCCTCCGGtgcatgaaaggatgtaacagccccacaccagatcctggaatttcacCTGCCCTTAATCCAATTAACACAACAGTCTTTCTCAGACACCTTCATTATCATAGGAATGAGTTCACCTCTAACGCTTGGCATTCCTTCTTGACTCAGACTTTGAAtcaattggccaccttaaacaaTGGGACAAATGTCACCAAGGGACAGATGATATCCTGAGTTACCTTGCCCTTTCCTTTCATATTGATGAGATACAGGAACCACAAgactaatgtaaagtttgaatttaactagcattgtaactCGATTTGGCTTCAGCATGATCCACaaaaatatgctagaactaaaaggaaataaaacaatgacttaaaattattttcccacagtgGACACACATCCCACTTCTGAGGAACCAGGACTGAGCAGATCCCAGAGAAGGACAGACTATATTCCATGAGTTTGAAGGCCTGTTGTGGGGTGTAGGTGTGGACATCTAAACCAGGGTctgattccaaaaaaaaagctgcagtaGTCAGGTCTAGGTGTGAGTATTGAAGCAGATTCTGTAGTCAGGTCATATTCTTCAGTTGTTGTGAAGCACAAAGGGACGGAGAAAGCTGTTGATCCAGATACATGTCATTTATTCCTGTGCAACCATCTGATTTTTGATCTCTCATTGTTCCACATATGTAGTTGCAAGTTTCTTCCCTCTGTTACTACTCGTCACTTtcattctcactctgtcttaACATTCTTTGGTTCACCATTAGGTTCATATTTGTTGTGCCATTAGAGCTCTGATGTTCTCCTGCTCCATTCCCAGGCCTctgtacaatatactgtagaagaaataatatgtatatatacattatatattaatcCTAATCATTAGCTGTAAATACTAAATTTCAGTAAATTCAATCTCCTCAAAAGCTGATGAATAAAACTAAGATAAATTGAAGATAAATTcagtctttatttataaagaaccTATAGAGGGTTTAGTTGTCAGTGTGAGACttgaagacatttatttagttattatacAGTAGGTGATCATTATATTTGTTCTGTGGAAGTGTCCATGTAGTAACTGAGTGATGTTTATTCAGGGTGATGTGGAGTTTATTACAGAACACAGTCATGTGATCTCTGATGTCACAGTGCTGTATGTCTCTGTTACTTACATTATCTTTTCGGTTACTGTGATATTTTTTCCTCAGGTTCAGGATTAACACGATCAATACAGCAACCAgaagcaccaccaccaccaccaccactaccaggACTATTTTGTTCTGatctgtacaacacacacacagtttattagtgatttaacacacactatgtgccagtgagtgtgattaactgAACACCAATAACACACCCACCGGGCCTCATTTACAGTGttagttttaaacatttatttatttttaaatcatctgCAGGGGAATGTATTTACTAGTAAACAAACCTGTGTGtagaaaatgtagaatttaatGACAGGTTCTCATATGGTCGAGTTTCAGAGCaactttaagttttattttattatattaactgaATGTTCACGATGATTTCTGACTAATATCAGACTGTTGAattttacacactgacacaaatcaCACTGAATACGTACCTCTTACTGTTACTGTGTAAGTATGAAGGATGTTGTTATTCATCGTGTCTCTGATACTGTAAACTCCATCATCAGTACTCTTTACTCCTCTCAGTATAAGATGTGTGATATtgagtgatgttctctgtgtgaaTTCAGCTGTACAGTTTAGTGAGcttttatacacactgcagatcTGTACACCATGTGGATCTGCTGAATCTCTGTGTTTAAAGATCACCTCCACTTGGTCTGTTAAGTGTAAATTCAGCTGTAGATCTTCACCAGGATTCACCTGAACTGATGAATTGAAGGCTGAGGAGAAAAAACACCAGACTGTATTTTAACTGGATGTAAATATAACACATTAAACCTAAATCAGAGTTTATAAACTATAGAGCAGTAAAGACACTTACACTCGATGCGGAGATGAAAATAATTAACGTCTTTGCCATCACACTGACACGTGTATATGTTCCTCTTACTGTCATCAGCTACAGTGATGATGAGGGTCAGATCTCCCTTCAAATACTGATTATGGGAGATTTTAAATCCTTCTTCTGACCAGCAGGATGTCTGATCACACCGAGCCACTATATAACTTTGGTCATTGATCCATGTGGCCTGATGAGAACATCTCCGATTACAGGGCAGAGCAGCAGTCTGATTAATCTTCACCTCTACAGTAGTGACAGCTGATGCaggaactgaaagagaaaagcagataaacagaataaaatctaaatctatacatgtacatataatattttaaaatcatcTAGGACATTTTGTCACAAACACATGCTTTTTATGCAATAAAGTTAAGATTCTTataaaaatagtcaaaaagtggaataaaactgagataaatataaaatgaaggtGGTAATGATCTTAACCCTTgtggacattttaaaaacactacCAGTGATGTTCATGAActaaactaatataaaaatacatactttttattttgttgcacaaatCTGTTAAACAGCTTCAGTTCTAATCAAAAttgctgaatatttatttactaattaattatttatgtcacaaatttgcataaaatacacacaaaattatttatttttaatataaaagtgaACTCGATTTTTGTTTAaccttttattacagtttaagaAATGTTAAAGATGACTAATAACACTGGCTTTTATGCATTGTTAGTTTTTGTGTAGCTTTAGATTTATTATTTCTCCCTCATTTACGTATCAGGGCTGTTTTTCCCCATTGACTGTCGTTATAACCATGTTTATTCATTGCATGgccatgacataaaaaaaaacatgcattcttACTTATTTATGGTTTCTTCTACTGAGAAGAGGTAAAATTTGCAATTTTTACTGTTAACAAAAAATTGGGCCACTGGATCATTACACAggcctgtgcaaaaaaaaaaaaaaaaaaaactactggtACTGCTGGGTTCATCCTTATCTGAGTGAATCAGAGGAGGTTGCAGTTCTGAATGCCCCTCTGGAAGACCTCCTAAAGATCACAACTTCAAGACTCAATGTTTTATGAGtacaacattaaatacattgtcatggataagggcttctaaatgaatggaaaaacatacaaacaactCCTTAACCTGCTTTAAATATGCAGAacttaatttttataaaaagaaaaaaaagaaacatgcatgttattgtattatattacattatgtatataatggtaaaataaagaaagaaaaaaatattttaaaaaagttagGAATTAAgtatgtacaaaataaataatactttgTTATTAATGGATACAGATTCACTCACCTTCAGGTTTGTTCAGACTGTTAAACAGACGCTGGTCCAGTTTGTTCATGTGATGCTTCACCCACATGTCTTGGGGATTTGCACACACATGACGACCGTCCTGTAGAGTAAAGctgtagaggagagagaagatttaCATCAGTGTGAAACTGTAAAAAAATCAGACACTCTGACACGCCC
Encoded proteins:
- the LOC113649470 gene encoding uncharacterized protein LOC113649470, with translation MSSRSLLMVLLVLACLQSFTMANNPDGPDVCCFSFLTRPIPVRVITAYAVTDIRCAKPGVIFTLQDGRHVCANPQDMWVKHHMNKLDQRLFNSLNKPEGGLPEGHSELQPPLIHSDKDEPSSTIPASAVTTVEVKINQTAALPCNRRCSHQATWINDQSYIVARCDQTSCWSEEGFKISHNQYLKGDLTLIITVADDSKRNIYTCQCDGKDVNYFHLRIESFNSSVQVNPGEDLQLNLHLTDQVEVIFKHRDSADPHGVQICSVYKSSLNCTAEFTQRTSLNITHLILRGVKSTDDGVYSIRDTMNNNILHTYTVTVRDQNKIVLVVVVVVVVLLVAVLIVLILNLRKKYHSNRKDNYIVQRPGNGAGEHQSSNGTTNMNLMVNQRMLRQSENESDE